Proteins from a single region of Verrucosispora sp. NA02020:
- a CDS encoding DUF3105 domain-containing protein — translation MSISTPGGPQRRPTVVSTGKKPAAGRPAAGDKPTGDKTGSGKPATPRSGGGKGPRKPITPVKVSQGRSWGPIALFVAVGVLATSIIGFGAWATFKGSQSWQDKAAAIDGVVNFRESDPESIANQEHRAGKIEYPHSPPVGGPHNNTWQRCQGDVYTAPIANEHALHSLEHGAVWITYRPDLPEADVAKLADIIRGNDFMLMSPYEGLDKPVSIQAWGYQLKVDDAGDSRLKEFATVLAQNASMEPGVPCSSGNYTTGTGTEPREMQPTQGG, via the coding sequence ATGAGCATCAGCACCCCGGGCGGCCCGCAGCGCCGCCCGACCGTGGTCAGCACCGGTAAGAAGCCGGCGGCTGGTCGGCCGGCCGCCGGCGACAAGCCGACCGGCGACAAGACCGGGTCCGGCAAGCCGGCGACCCCCCGCTCCGGCGGTGGCAAGGGCCCCCGCAAGCCGATCACCCCGGTGAAGGTCAGCCAGGGGCGCTCCTGGGGGCCGATCGCCCTCTTCGTCGCCGTGGGCGTGCTCGCCACCTCGATCATCGGCTTCGGCGCCTGGGCGACCTTCAAGGGCAGCCAGTCGTGGCAGGACAAGGCTGCGGCGATCGACGGCGTCGTCAACTTCCGGGAGAGCGACCCGGAGAGCATCGCCAACCAGGAGCACCGGGCCGGCAAGATCGAGTACCCGCACAGCCCGCCGGTCGGCGGCCCGCACAACAACACGTGGCAGCGCTGCCAGGGTGACGTCTACACCGCGCCGATCGCCAACGAGCACGCGCTGCACAGCCTGGAGCACGGCGCGGTCTGGATCACCTACCGCCCCGACCTGCCCGAGGCGGACGTGGCGAAGCTCGCCGACATCATCCGCGGCAACGACTTCATGCTGATGAGCCCCTACGAGGGCCTCGACAAGCCCGTCTCGATCCAGGCGTGGGGCTACCAGCTCAAGGTCGACGACGCCGGCGACTCCCGGCTGAAGGAGTTCGCCACCGTGCTGGCACAGAACGCCTCGATGGAGCCGGGCGTGCCCTGCTCCTCCGGCAACTACACCACCGGCACCGGCACCGAGCCGCGCGAGATGCAGCCCACGCAGGGCGGCTGA
- a CDS encoding DUF305 domain-containing protein: protein MTEQTGGAAPRPASRTLRYLTLAVTALMLLAVGWTAATLAAGRTPGEESAEAGFARDMSRHHAQAVEMAMLAYAKGQDPAIRQMGYDMALTQQAQIGHMQRWLQEWDLLPTGTRPAMEWMPDGVRVDANGLMPGMATREQITQLHEAQGAEVDRLFIDLIIKHHLGGIHMVDGLLKTSDRAEVVRMAEAMKQAQQKEINELRKLQQAAG from the coding sequence GTGACCGAGCAGACGGGCGGGGCAGCACCCCGCCCGGCCTCCCGGACCCTGCGGTACCTGACGCTGGCCGTGACCGCGCTGATGCTGCTCGCCGTCGGGTGGACGGCTGCCACGCTGGCCGCCGGGCGGACGCCGGGTGAGGAGTCGGCCGAGGCCGGCTTCGCCCGGGACATGTCCCGGCACCACGCGCAGGCGGTCGAGATGGCCATGCTCGCGTACGCCAAGGGGCAGGATCCGGCGATCCGGCAGATGGGGTACGACATGGCCCTCACCCAGCAGGCGCAGATCGGGCACATGCAGCGCTGGTTGCAGGAGTGGGACCTGCTGCCCACCGGCACCCGGCCGGCGATGGAGTGGATGCCGGACGGCGTACGGGTGGACGCGAACGGGCTGATGCCCGGCATGGCCACCCGGGAGCAGATCACCCAGCTCCACGAGGCCCAGGGTGCCGAGGTCGACCGTCTCTTCATCGACCTGATCATCAAGCACCACCTCGGCGGGATCCACATGGTCGACGGGCTCCTCAAGACGTCCGACCGGGCCGAGGTGGTCCGGATGGCCGAGGCCATGAAGCAGGCGCAGCAGAAGGAGATCAACGAGCTCCGGAAACTCCAGCAGGCCGCCGGCTGA
- a CDS encoding winged helix-turn-helix domain-containing protein, with the protein MGVALRDARRSVTSWCRRHTIGGDGTVAAVRRGQRQSESGALSREQELELIDTLRGVHPDEFGLDEELWTRQSLHTLIEQHFGLTLDAGVVGAYLRAWGLGPREPRERACGLCVGAVERWVRGEYPAITRAAQEHLAEVYWLGRVRLRGTMPAADVISAVSSRGRVRFMVTTPSVDPALPRDFVLRLSGTEQRTVHLIVDGSWARNEWPRRLPRRIVPHPLPSCGRTQAA; encoded by the coding sequence GTGGGGGTTGCACTCAGAGACGCACGGCGTTCGGTCACCAGTTGGTGCCGACGCCACACCATCGGCGGTGACGGGACGGTGGCAGCCGTCCGTCGCGGACAGCGGCAGAGCGAGTCGGGAGCGCTCAGCCGCGAGCAGGAGCTGGAACTCATCGACACCCTGCGGGGCGTCCACCCCGACGAGTTCGGGCTGGACGAGGAACTCTGGACTCGCCAGAGTCTGCACACCCTGATCGAGCAGCACTTCGGGCTGACCCTGGACGCCGGGGTCGTCGGGGCGTACCTGCGGGCCTGGGGGCTGGGCCCCCGCGAGCCGCGCGAGCGCGCCTGCGGGCTCTGCGTCGGCGCGGTCGAGCGGTGGGTACGCGGCGAGTACCCGGCCATCACCCGGGCCGCCCAGGAGCACCTCGCCGAGGTCTACTGGCTCGGCCGGGTACGCCTCCGGGGCACCATGCCGGCAGCCGACGTGATCTCGGCGGTCTCCTCGCGCGGCCGGGTGCGGTTCATGGTCACCACGCCGTCGGTGGATCCGGCACTACCCCGGGACTTCGTGCTCCGCCTCAGCGGCACCGAGCAGCGCACCGTGCACCTGATCGTGGACGGCTCCTGGGCCCGCAACGAGTGGCCCCGCCGCCTCCCCCGACGCATCGTGCCCCACCCCCTCCCCAGCTGCGGCCGCACCCAAGCCGCCTGA
- a CDS encoding metallophosphoesterase — protein sequence MSNISGAKKLFVIMPFGLKRLPSGLMHDFDRFYHGILRPVAQDAGWSVFRADEITEPGTIVNQAFRHLQAADVVVADISSPNGSVYYELGVRQAISPGKTILVAVHGTELPFDLKSQRVLFYSPQFDQDPRFRFAYREALISDSPHVHNPVRDALSDLGLNFHPRTDRVAFEQELHHKIERSRNIEQLLAVWHWARQSGDLPTGALLSLSNRLAAEGDYASAVQVLDAAFPEADGDWEVHRQRGFYLRKLTRLDAAEVALNRAYELNPSDPETLGMLGGALKRQGRYAEALRLYQQGATLSPTSLYLAVACAGMLAIADPGNPEPALARYRQLLDEIDSRPGQETDSWANLVRAEAHFVLGDVEAARRFGRAAVRYGAERLHLESTADQILMLHANGLPLRDADGFARWLVDGARDPASTTVEERGAPATDPDFPRRMIFHISDVHFGSITEGGSRIDVHRFADTENSDRLSVELTREFHGALKRSGCAASDAVLVVSGDSTYTGRQDEFDLVRQFLTELCENTGMDRSQVVLVPGNHDIDWLQTKSNRANRFDNYLTFAHQFYGEELFHEVYPRIEWDLRTSGTRPEAREIVYRRTDRTMTVVGLNSCIFEDDQNHYGYIGKRQLDIVKDLLEQEPPENVRVAVMHHHLHPFPEPLEPRRGDAVVLDLSTVRDAGLVEQRLERLGFSLLLHGHKHKPQLRETLVRIPQNDSSVTPRPLIVSGCGSTGVSQHELEHNQPNHFAVLELAQPVRVPGADFLVIEWRELAVAPGAEWVTKQRWTIKG from the coding sequence ATGTCGAACATCTCGGGCGCCAAGAAACTCTTCGTCATCATGCCGTTCGGTCTGAAGCGGCTGCCCTCCGGCCTGATGCACGACTTCGACCGCTTCTATCACGGGATCCTCCGCCCGGTGGCTCAGGACGCCGGGTGGTCGGTGTTCCGCGCCGACGAGATCACCGAGCCGGGCACCATCGTCAACCAGGCGTTCCGGCACCTCCAGGCCGCCGACGTGGTGGTCGCCGACATCAGCTCGCCCAACGGCAGCGTCTACTACGAGTTGGGCGTGCGGCAGGCCATCTCGCCGGGCAAGACGATTCTCGTCGCGGTGCACGGCACCGAGTTGCCGTTCGATCTGAAAAGCCAGCGGGTGCTCTTCTACAGCCCACAGTTCGACCAGGATCCACGGTTCCGGTTCGCGTACCGCGAGGCGCTCATCTCGGACAGCCCGCACGTCCACAATCCGGTCCGGGACGCGTTGAGCGACCTCGGGTTGAACTTCCATCCGCGTACCGACCGGGTCGCCTTCGAGCAGGAACTGCACCACAAGATCGAGCGGAGCCGCAACATCGAGCAGTTGCTCGCGGTCTGGCACTGGGCGCGGCAGTCGGGTGACCTGCCGACCGGGGCGTTGCTGTCGTTGAGCAACCGGTTGGCCGCCGAGGGCGACTACGCCAGCGCGGTGCAGGTCCTCGACGCCGCCTTCCCTGAGGCTGACGGCGACTGGGAGGTGCACCGGCAGCGCGGCTTCTACCTGCGCAAGCTGACCCGGCTCGACGCGGCCGAGGTGGCGCTGAACCGGGCGTACGAGCTGAACCCCTCGGACCCGGAGACGCTCGGCATGCTCGGCGGCGCACTGAAACGTCAGGGCCGGTACGCCGAGGCGCTGCGCCTCTACCAGCAGGGTGCCACCCTCTCCCCCACCTCGTTGTACCTCGCGGTGGCCTGCGCCGGCATGCTGGCCATCGCCGATCCCGGCAACCCCGAACCGGCGCTCGCCCGGTACCGGCAGTTGCTCGACGAGATCGACTCCCGCCCCGGGCAGGAGACCGACTCCTGGGCGAACCTGGTCCGGGCCGAGGCACACTTCGTGCTGGGCGACGTGGAGGCGGCCCGCCGCTTCGGGCGGGCGGCGGTCCGGTACGGCGCGGAACGGCTGCACCTGGAGTCGACCGCCGACCAGATTCTCATGCTGCACGCCAACGGCCTGCCGCTGCGCGACGCGGACGGTTTCGCGCGCTGGCTGGTTGACGGGGCCAGGGATCCGGCGTCCACGACCGTGGAGGAGCGGGGCGCACCGGCGACCGATCCGGACTTCCCCCGTCGGATGATCTTCCACATCTCCGACGTCCACTTCGGATCGATCACCGAGGGCGGCAGCCGCATCGACGTGCACCGGTTCGCCGACACCGAGAACTCCGACCGGCTCAGCGTCGAGCTGACCCGGGAGTTCCACGGCGCCCTCAAGCGGTCGGGCTGCGCCGCCTCCGACGCCGTCCTGGTGGTCTCCGGCGACTCCACCTACACCGGACGGCAGGACGAGTTCGACCTGGTCCGGCAGTTCCTCACGGAGCTGTGCGAGAACACCGGGATGGACCGCAGCCAGGTGGTGCTGGTCCCCGGCAACCACGACATCGACTGGCTCCAGACCAAGTCGAACCGGGCCAACCGCTTCGACAACTACCTCACCTTCGCGCACCAGTTCTATGGCGAGGAACTGTTCCACGAGGTCTATCCCCGCATCGAGTGGGACCTGCGGACCTCGGGCACCCGGCCGGAGGCGAGGGAGATCGTCTATCGGCGTACCGACCGGACGATGACCGTCGTCGGGTTGAACTCCTGCATCTTCGAGGACGACCAGAACCACTACGGCTACATCGGCAAGCGTCAGCTCGACATCGTCAAGGACCTGCTGGAGCAGGAGCCGCCGGAGAACGTACGGGTCGCGGTCATGCACCACCACCTGCACCCCTTCCCCGAACCGCTGGAGCCGCGACGGGGTGACGCGGTCGTGCTCGACCTGTCCACCGTCCGCGACGCCGGGCTGGTGGAGCAGCGCCTGGAGCGGCTCGGCTTCTCGCTGCTGCTGCACGGGCACAAGCACAAGCCGCAACTGCGCGAGACGCTGGTGCGGATCCCGCAGAACGACTCCAGCGTGACGCCCCGCCCGCTGATCGTCTCCGGCTGTGGCAGCACCGGAGTCAGCCAGCACGAACTGGAGCACAACCAACCGAACCACTTCGCCGTCCTGGAACTGGCCCAGCCGGTCCGGGTGCCGGGTGCCGACTTCCTGGTCATCGAGTGGCGCGAGCTGGCCGTGGCACCGGGCGCCGAATGGGTCACCAAGCAGCGCTGGACCATCAAGGGCTGA
- a CDS encoding DoxX family membrane protein: MTIHHGTRRSIERPLEHAEMPGAMLTVTAARALAVLRVATGLIFLWAFLDKTFGFGYATPAERAWINGGSPTRGFLANVEVGPLQSISHTIAGTWWANVLFMVGLAAIGVALVAGVGLRVAAASGTVMMALMWLAEFPLARFTAAGDPTGSTNPLVDYHLIYAVALIALAAAYAGHTWGLGRIWARLPFVQRHRWMI; the protein is encoded by the coding sequence ATGACCATCCACCACGGCACCCGACGATCGATCGAACGGCCGCTGGAGCACGCCGAGATGCCCGGCGCCATGCTCACCGTCACCGCCGCGCGGGCGCTGGCCGTGCTGCGGGTCGCCACCGGCCTGATCTTCCTCTGGGCCTTCCTCGACAAGACCTTCGGCTTCGGGTACGCTACCCCGGCCGAGCGGGCCTGGATCAACGGTGGCTCCCCCACCCGGGGCTTCCTCGCCAACGTGGAGGTGGGCCCGTTGCAGTCGATCTCCCACACGATCGCCGGCACCTGGTGGGCCAACGTGCTGTTCATGGTCGGTCTGGCCGCCATCGGCGTCGCCCTGGTGGCCGGTGTCGGGCTGCGCGTCGCCGCCGCCTCGGGCACCGTGATGATGGCGCTGATGTGGCTGGCCGAGTTCCCGCTTGCCCGGTTCACCGCCGCTGGCGACCCGACCGGCTCGACCAACCCGCTGGTCGACTACCACCTGATCTACGCGGTGGCGCTGATCGCCCTCGCCGCCGCGTACGCCGGACACACCTGGGGTCTGGGGCGGATCTGGGCCCGCCTGCCCTTCGTGCAGCGGCACCGCTGGATGATCTGA
- a CDS encoding DNA polymerase domain-containing protein, with product MSRGDETRDGVALTNLDQALFDGSGAIKRDLVDYLDAVADRLVPHLRGRPLSVVRVRPGQPPFMQKNLPRYTPDWVRRTPVWAEASHREIAYALCDDRRTLLWFANQRAVEYHPTLAVVDDLSRPTHLVLDLDPPSDGGFGAGVAAALLVRQALADAGLTGAVKTSGAKGVHVFVPIAAGPDAEELAAATRALAARAERLDPALATTAFIREDRAGKVFVDPTRSGGATVVSVYSARLRPGVPVSFPVPWADLESVAPADFTIRTVPGLLADGDPWAEAMPSPQPLPADLVEEGRTIPVPRVQAMHEGRRRARARRAEGG from the coding sequence ATGAGTCGGGGGGACGAGACCAGGGACGGCGTGGCGCTGACCAACCTCGATCAGGCGCTCTTCGACGGGTCCGGCGCGATCAAACGGGACCTGGTCGACTACCTGGACGCGGTCGCCGACCGGCTCGTCCCGCACCTGCGCGGACGGCCGCTGTCAGTGGTCCGGGTACGCCCCGGGCAGCCGCCGTTCATGCAGAAGAACCTGCCCCGCTACACCCCCGACTGGGTACGCCGGACGCCGGTCTGGGCCGAGGCGTCCCACCGCGAGATCGCGTACGCGCTCTGCGACGATCGCCGTACCCTGCTCTGGTTCGCCAACCAGCGCGCGGTGGAGTACCACCCGACGCTGGCGGTGGTCGACGACCTGAGCCGTCCCACGCACCTGGTGCTCGACCTCGACCCACCCTCCGACGGCGGCTTCGGCGCCGGGGTGGCCGCCGCCCTGCTGGTCCGCCAGGCCCTCGCCGACGCCGGGCTGACCGGTGCGGTGAAGACCAGCGGCGCCAAGGGGGTACACGTCTTCGTGCCGATCGCGGCCGGTCCGGACGCCGAGGAACTGGCCGCCGCCACCCGGGCCCTCGCGGCCCGTGCGGAACGGCTCGACCCGGCGCTGGCCACCACCGCGTTCATCCGGGAGGACCGGGCCGGCAAGGTCTTCGTGGACCCGACCCGGTCCGGCGGAGCCACCGTCGTGTCCGTCTACAGCGCCCGGCTGCGGCCCGGTGTGCCGGTCTCCTTCCCGGTGCCCTGGGCCGACCTGGAGTCGGTGGCCCCGGCGGACTTCACCATCCGGACGGTGCCCGGCCTGCTCGCGGACGGTGACCCGTGGGCCGAGGCGATGCCGTCCCCGCAGCCGCTCCCGGCCGACCTGGTCGAGGAGGGGCGGACCATCCCGGTACCCCGGGTGCAGGCCATGCACGAGGGCCGGCGCCGGGCCCGCGCCCGGCGCGCCGAGGGCGGCTGA
- a CDS encoding isocitrate lyase/phosphoenolpyruvate mutase family protein produces the protein MTSTAIDRAAALRALHRPGEPLVLPNAWDAGSARAVADAEFPAVATGSAAVAESLGYADGERTPPAEMFAAVARIARAVTVPVTADLERGYGLPPAELVERLLDAGAVGLNLEDSEPAGGAMVDTEKQADLLAEIRAAAGSAGVPVVLNARVDVFLQQAGDPARRLAEAIRRARRYLAAGADCVYPIVLADAADLRTFVAEVPGPVNVLARPAAPTLAELASLGVARISYGSAVYAAIRAHTARLLATVAAGERLA, from the coding sequence ATGACCTCTACCGCGATCGATCGGGCGGCGGCACTGCGCGCGCTGCATCGTCCCGGTGAACCACTCGTCCTGCCCAACGCCTGGGACGCCGGCTCGGCTCGGGCCGTGGCCGACGCCGAATTCCCCGCTGTCGCCACCGGCAGCGCCGCCGTCGCGGAGTCGCTCGGCTACGCCGACGGCGAGCGCACCCCACCGGCCGAGATGTTCGCGGCGGTGGCCAGGATCGCCCGTGCGGTGACCGTGCCGGTCACCGCCGACCTGGAGCGGGGGTACGGCCTGCCTCCGGCGGAACTGGTCGAGCGCCTGCTCGACGCTGGCGCGGTCGGGCTCAACCTGGAGGACTCCGAGCCGGCCGGCGGCGCGATGGTGGACACCGAGAAGCAGGCCGACCTGCTGGCCGAGATCCGGGCGGCGGCCGGATCTGCCGGCGTACCGGTGGTGCTGAACGCCCGGGTGGACGTCTTCCTCCAGCAGGCCGGCGACCCGGCCCGGCGACTCGCCGAGGCGATCCGCCGGGCCCGCCGCTACCTGGCGGCCGGTGCGGACTGCGTCTATCCGATCGTGCTCGCCGACGCCGCCGACCTGCGGACGTTCGTGGCGGAGGTGCCCGGACCGGTGAACGTGCTGGCCCGCCCGGCGGCACCGACGCTCGCCGAACTCGCCTCGCTCGGCGTGGCCCGGATCAGCTACGGCTCCGCTGTGTACGCGGCGATCCGTGCGCACACCGCCCGACTGCTCGCCACGGTCGCCGCCGGCGAACGACTGGCCTGA
- a CDS encoding TetR/AcrR family transcriptional regulator, protein MARPTQQTHDEILAAATRRFAATGYRGTSLQDIAREVGCSKAAVLYHFANKEAILTELMAPAVEVLQALDDRIAAQADPARAQQVATEGFVDLAVRFRGEIALLRGEFPELLQQPDFAHIHEISERLIAALAGRSSRDSARICALVLLAGIAETCGQFAEVSDEDLRAALLALLRRALEPVH, encoded by the coding sequence ATGGCCCGCCCGACCCAGCAGACCCACGACGAGATCCTGGCCGCCGCCACCCGGCGGTTCGCCGCCACCGGCTACCGGGGCACCTCGTTGCAGGACATCGCGCGCGAGGTCGGCTGCTCCAAGGCGGCGGTGCTCTACCACTTCGCCAACAAGGAGGCGATCCTCACCGAACTGATGGCGCCCGCCGTCGAGGTGTTGCAGGCGCTGGACGACCGGATCGCGGCGCAGGCCGACCCCGCCCGCGCCCAGCAGGTCGCCACCGAGGGCTTCGTCGACCTCGCCGTCCGGTTCCGTGGCGAGATCGCCCTGCTCCGCGGCGAGTTCCCCGAGCTGCTGCAACAACCCGACTTCGCGCACATCCACGAGATCTCCGAGCGGCTCATCGCCGCCCTGGCCGGACGCTCGTCCCGGGACTCGGCCCGGATCTGCGCGCTGGTGCTCCTCGCCGGCATCGCGGAGACCTGCGGACAGTTCGCCGAGGTGTCCGACGAGGACCTGCGGGCCGCCCTGCTCGCCCTGCTGCGACGGGCGCTGGAGCCCGTTCACTGA
- a CDS encoding MMPL family transporter — MATLLYRLGRGSMRRRRLVAAIWLVVLVGLGLAAATLRGPTASNFTMPGTESQRALDLLAEQFPAASGATGTIAVKAPTEGQLGTPEGQAVVQSITQEATAVPGVLAAVDPFQVGAVSPDGRYALIQVQFGGGSDAITDEQREAYEQVGTQAEGQGWQVAPGGEVLNAEPEVGSTEAIGVAVALVVLVITFGSLVAAGMTMLNALIGVGVGMAGLFALSSVVELTSTAPILALMLGLAVGIDYSLFITSRYRQNLLEGLPADEAIGRAVGTAGSAVVFAGATVVIALAGLSVVNIPFLTVMGLAAAGTVTVAVLVAITLQPALLGFAGRRVLPRKLRTAAPQAADGDQSTPEPTESGAGTDVAAVTGEDRSTFGFRWAAFLTRFRIPVILAGVIGLGLLALPAPDMRLALPDAGTAPAGSAPRVANDLITEGFGPGFTGRLAVVVAGDDAQATAAAVPQVANLVQNTENVLAVAPPQLSPDGRTALLGVIPLTGPTDPATETMVHDIRTAVDGVQGADVLLTGVTAIGIDISEKLSDAMPVYLGLVVGLSILLLMLVFRSVLVPVKAALGFLLTVAATFGLTVAVFQQGHLAGLLGLDTPGPLISFLPILLIGILFGLAMDYEVFLVSRMREDFVHGDTAQQATINGMGHGARVVTAAALIMTSVFGGFVFLDDPVIKSMGFALAVGVAIDAFVVRMTIVPAVMSLLGKVAWWLPRWLDRILPNVDIEGEKLRAKLDDKAHANT, encoded by the coding sequence ATGGCGACCCTGCTCTACCGGCTTGGCCGGGGTTCGATGCGCCGACGGCGGCTCGTGGCCGCGATCTGGCTCGTCGTACTCGTCGGGCTCGGCCTGGCCGCAGCGACCCTGCGCGGCCCGACGGCCAGCAACTTCACCATGCCCGGGACCGAGTCGCAGCGCGCTCTCGACCTGCTCGCCGAGCAGTTCCCGGCCGCATCCGGTGCCACCGGCACGATCGCCGTCAAGGCGCCCACGGAGGGACAACTCGGCACACCCGAAGGCCAGGCGGTGGTCCAGTCGATCACCCAGGAGGCCACGGCGGTTCCCGGCGTCCTCGCCGCCGTCGATCCGTTCCAGGTCGGCGCCGTGTCGCCGGACGGCCGGTACGCCCTGATCCAGGTGCAGTTCGGCGGTGGCTCCGACGCGATCACCGACGAGCAGCGCGAGGCGTACGAGCAGGTCGGCACCCAGGCCGAAGGCCAGGGCTGGCAGGTCGCGCCCGGCGGTGAGGTGCTGAACGCCGAGCCCGAGGTGGGCTCGACCGAGGCGATCGGTGTCGCGGTCGCCCTGGTCGTTCTGGTGATCACCTTCGGTTCGCTGGTGGCGGCCGGGATGACCATGCTCAACGCGCTGATCGGTGTCGGCGTCGGCATGGCCGGTCTCTTCGCGCTCAGCAGCGTGGTGGAGCTGACCAGCACCGCGCCGATCCTCGCGCTGATGCTCGGCCTCGCCGTCGGCATCGACTACTCACTGTTCATCACCTCCCGCTACCGGCAGAACCTCCTCGAAGGACTGCCCGCCGACGAGGCGATCGGTCGAGCGGTCGGCACCGCCGGATCGGCGGTGGTCTTCGCCGGGGCCACCGTGGTCATCGCCCTCGCCGGCCTGTCGGTGGTGAACATCCCGTTCCTGACCGTGATGGGTCTGGCCGCGGCCGGCACGGTGACCGTGGCCGTGCTGGTGGCGATCACCCTGCAACCGGCCCTGCTCGGCTTCGCCGGCCGCCGGGTGCTGCCCCGCAAGCTGCGTACGGCCGCACCGCAGGCCGCCGACGGCGACCAGAGCACGCCGGAGCCGACCGAGAGCGGTGCGGGCACCGACGTGGCCGCCGTCACCGGCGAGGACCGGTCGACGTTCGGGTTCCGCTGGGCGGCGTTCCTCACCCGCTTCCGGATCCCGGTGATCCTGGCCGGCGTGATCGGTCTCGGCCTGCTCGCGCTGCCCGCGCCGGACATGCGTCTGGCCCTGCCCGACGCCGGCACCGCGCCGGCCGGTTCGGCTCCCCGGGTCGCCAACGACCTGATCACCGAGGGCTTCGGGCCGGGCTTCACCGGCCGTCTCGCGGTGGTCGTGGCCGGCGACGACGCGCAGGCCACCGCCGCTGCTGTGCCGCAGGTGGCGAACCTGGTGCAGAACACCGAGAACGTGCTGGCGGTGGCTCCGCCGCAGCTCAGCCCGGACGGCCGGACCGCGCTGCTCGGGGTGATCCCGCTGACCGGCCCGACCGACCCGGCCACCGAGACGATGGTGCACGACATCCGTACGGCGGTCGACGGCGTCCAGGGCGCCGACGTGCTGCTGACCGGCGTGACCGCGATCGGCATCGACATCTCGGAGAAGCTCTCCGACGCGATGCCGGTCTATCTGGGCCTGGTGGTCGGCCTGTCGATCCTGCTGCTGATGCTGGTGTTCCGGTCGGTGCTGGTGCCGGTCAAGGCGGCGCTGGGCTTCCTGCTCACCGTGGCTGCCACCTTCGGTCTCACGGTGGCGGTGTTCCAGCAGGGGCACCTGGCGGGCCTGCTCGGCCTGGACACCCCGGGCCCGCTGATCAGCTTCCTGCCGATCCTGCTCATCGGCATCCTGTTCGGCCTGGCCATGGACTACGAGGTCTTCCTGGTCTCCCGGATGCGGGAGGACTTCGTCCACGGTGACACCGCCCAGCAGGCCACCATCAACGGGATGGGGCACGGTGCCCGGGTGGTCACCGCCGCCGCGCTGATCATGACGTCGGTCTTCGGCGGCTTCGTCTTCCTCGACGACCCGGTCATCAAGTCGATGGGCTTCGCGCTGGCGGTCGGTGTGGCCATCGACGCCTTCGTGGTCCGGATGACCATCGTCCCGGCGGTGATGTCGCTGCTCGGCAAGGTGGCCTGGTGGCTGCCGCGTTGGCTGGACCGGATCCTGCCCAACGTCGACATCGAGGGCGAGAAGCTGCGCGCCAAGCTCGACGACAAGGCGCACGCCAACACCTGA